The genome window TACCGGGTTATACACATTTGCAGATTGCAATGCCTTCTTCTTTTGGACTTTGGTTTGGCGCTTATGCAGAAAGCTTAGTGGATGATATGGAAATGATGCTGGCGGCATGGAAGATCTGTAATAAAAACCCTTTAGGCTCTGCTGCGGGTTATGGTTCATCTTTTCCATTGAACAGAACGATGACTACCAATCTTTTAGGGTTTGAGAACCTGAATTATAACGTAGTTTATGCACAGATGGGCAGAGGGAAAACAGAAAGGATACTGGCTCAGGCGATGTCTTCTGTCGCAGCTACCCTGGCTAAAATGGCGATGGATGTATGTTTATTTATCAATCAGAACTTTGGTTTTATCAAATTTCCTGATGAACTGACTACAGGTTCAAGCATTATGCCGCATAAAAAGAACCCGGATGTGTTTGAACTGATCCGTTCAAGATGTAATAAGATTCAGGCATTGCCGAATGAGATTGCAATGATGACGACTAATCTGCCATCAGGCTATCACCGCGACTTGCAATTATTGAAAGAGAACCTTTTTCCTTCGATAGTTTCTTTAAATGAGTGTCTGGAAATGACAACATATATGTTACAGCATATCACGCTGAAGGATGATATATTGGCAGATAAGAAATATGCTTATTTGTTTAGTGTAGAGGTGGTTAATGATTTGGCTTTAAAGGGTGTCCCTTTTAGAGAAGCTTATCAGATAGTGGGAGAGACGATTGAAAATGGTACCTTTGTACCGGGAGTTCAGGTAAATCATACCCATGAAGGCAGCATAGGAAATCTATGTAATCCGGAAATTGAAGTGATGATGGAAACTATTCTCGACCAGTTTAATTTTGAAAAAACCAAGTTAGCTATTCAAAGTTTGCTAGCTTAATTCTAACCATTAATAAATTATATAACATGAATGTATCGGT of Pedobacter cryoconitis contains these proteins:
- the argH gene encoding argininosuccinate lyase produces the protein MKIWQKNIEVNKSIESFTVGQDRELDLQMAAFDVLGSLAHVEMLESIGLLTAAELAEIQKELKHIYAEIEAGEFKIEDTVEDVHSQVEWLLTQRIGEAGKKIHSGRSRNDQVLVDLKLFFRDRIEEMVRNSAVLFQQLITLSNTHKDKLLPGYTHLQIAMPSSFGLWFGAYAESLVDDMEMMLAAWKICNKNPLGSAAGYGSSFPLNRTMTTNLLGFENLNYNVVYAQMGRGKTERILAQAMSSVAATLAKMAMDVCLFINQNFGFIKFPDELTTGSSIMPHKKNPDVFELIRSRCNKIQALPNEIAMMTTNLPSGYHRDLQLLKENLFPSIVSLNECLEMTTYMLQHITLKDDILADKKYAYLFSVEVVNDLALKGVPFREAYQIVGETIENGTFVPGVQVNHTHEGSIGNLCNPEIEVMMETILDQFNFEKTKLAIQSLLA